A window of the Apostichopus japonicus isolate 1M-3 chromosome 8, ASM3797524v1, whole genome shotgun sequence genome harbors these coding sequences:
- the LOC139971676 gene encoding uncharacterized protein isoform X1, translating to MNLHLSKSCFKTAARGHIVKVLLLLLLVIDFGDANEQRCHDDATSSELWFDTGTDLCCKGKVVNHLDHRYGCHNDVMYDRTKSSPCGEVLLDVDSDMKCSQSGRPYNSSTDMECMGNVFPKADGDACCLDQSYDSSSEFCCKTNNGTLPLSAEECCREITNDADQPRGLHCCAGSPYSEDTHLCCFNELYAQEESMVCGQHPSIQPYDTRTHIEIRSSNGHWNLQPIEDGKTEICGSSAINPFYSVCCWWETFNTLCQEVGSASGAFCGSLPYNRETTSCCGGKLNPGIPEIPGITECAGTTAFLNSQKRLCQGKLHTITETSRTQCCGTELFDDQTELCCSDQIQRKTSPAMECCDTLVHDPTVQTCYVYTREDWSRAVKVLDIKVGSDRLCAGLVLEANEFCKKKIFGPDTIIKGRDGDNAICGTQAFNTEEFFCDRRDNLIPRNPNDGLCFTEYGNQLFDLSRQICCYGNLYDLKSACGGERQCCGGDVFLEDFQSCNPSTNNVVDIPTAVSDSCHGNMFDTRTHVCDDENLMVVSKEEFAENQSVCYFKDGGYSRYDRDEHICCNGQLWCVGGIQDPSCCGNFMFDNASNDHVCCEGVLHVTGGLPKECQGRIAYSQDQMVCNGVLFNKTEGSCCGSGVFDPDTELCCENVKITKSVDGETCCGTASYDINDPSKTCCKSKTLHDSIPGHRCCGTTLMGPEMGTCLNDEFVLGREHLNATCDSSVSDQPGGTCCSGLLYVGNGSCDGLQFTNIRDDPRWCGVRLLDADEVCCSGVIFSSSTHVCRDNVLLPTCGGVTYEASTHECCNQKVIDKSRKICCMDKPRKITNGENSCCKRSAYNSETSICCGGTVRDLEDGTLDLDECCPDPGQTFSLSHGGCQDVETTTSTSDRCSICPEEKKTKSMIQQAACSSTFQVYVKPIATNSSSGEVTVRVSKLPKFCPACDQKLLTKKSLKKITTLVLPCSSCSLILNRKYLLLDSVTPEEGGRVVVVSEGAMLLQRRASKLVMGTYTGETCTG from the exons ATGAATCTCCACCTGTCAAAGAGTTGTTTCAAGACTGCAGCAAGAGGCCATATAGTGaaagtgttattattattattgcttgTAATAGATTTTG GAGATGCAAATGAGCAGAGGTGCCATGATGATGCAACGAGCAGCGAACTATGGTTCGATACGGGGACCGACCTATGCTGTAAGGGAAAGGTAGTCAACCATCTAGACCATCGATATGGATGCC ATAACGATGTCATGTACGATCGTACAAAATCCAGTCCCTGTGGAGAGGTACTGTTGGATGTAGACAGTGACATGAAATGTTCCCAGAGTGGTCGACCTTACAATTCGAGTACAGATATGGAATGTATGGGCAACGTCTTTCCAAAGGCAGACG GGGATGCATGCTGCTTGGACCAGAGCTATGATTCTTCCTCTGAATTCTGCTGCAAGACAAACAATGGGACTTTACCTCTCAGTGCAGAGGAATGCTGTAGAGAGATCACCAACGATGCGGACCAACCCAGAGGTCTTCACTGCTGCGCTGGTTCACCGTATTCAGAAGACACTCACCTATGCTGCTTCAAT GAACTTTATGCACAAGAAGAAAGTATGGTATGTGGACAACACCCTTCTATTCAGCCCTACGACACAAGGACACACATTGAAATTCGATCATCGAATGGACATTGGAATCTGCAACCAATTGAAGATGGCAAAACCGAGATATGTGGAAGTTCTGCCATCAATCCTTTCTATTCGGTGTGTTGCTGGTGGGAAACTTTCAATACCTTGTGTCAAGAAGTAGGCTCTg CATCCGGAGCCTTCTGTGGCTCTTTGCCGTACAACAGGGAGACGACTTCATGTTGCGGTGGGAAATTGAACCCTGGAATACCTGAGATACCGGGCATCACCGAATGTGCAGGCACCACTGCTTTCTTAAACTCACAGAAGAGACTGTGCCAAGGAAAGCTTCACACAATCACAGAAACATCCAGAACACAATGTTGTGGAACTG AGCTCTTTGACGATCAGACAGAGTTGTGCTGTTCCGACCAGATCCAGAGAAAGACATCCCCTGCGATGGAATGTTGTGACACGTTGGTCCACGATCCCACAGTCCAGACCTGTTACGTGTACACACGGGAGGACTGGTCCCGAG CCGTGAAAGTACTGGACATTAAAGTCGGATCAGACCGACTGTGCGCAGGACTGGTCCTGGAAGCCAACGaattctgcaaaaaaaaaatctttggcCCGGACACGATCATCAAAGGCCGAGATGGGGATAATGCCATTTGCGGGACGCAAGCCTTCAATACTGAGGAATTT TTTTGCGACCGCAGAGACAATCTGATTCCGAGAAACCCAAATGATGGTCTTTGCTTCACAGAATATGGCAATCAATTGTTTGACCTCTCGAGACAGAtttgttgctatggaaactTGTATGATCTGAAGTCAGCCTGTGGAGGTGAGAGACAGTGCTGCGGAGGGGATGTCTTCCTTGAAGATTTCCAGTCATGTAATCCATCCACTAACAATGTTGTAGACATTCCAACAGCTGTATCGGACTC ATGTCATGGCAACATGTTCGACACGAGGACACACGTATGTGACGACGAAAATCTCATGGTGGTTTCAAAAGAGGAATTTGCCGAGAATCAATCGGTGTGCTATTTCAAAGATGGTGGCTATTCTAGGTATGACAGAGACGAGCACATCTGTTGCAACGGCCAACTCTGGTGTGTAGGAGGCATACAAG ATCCATCCTGTTGCGGAAATTTCATGTTTGACAATGCATCGAACGACCATGTGTGTTGTGAAGGGGTACTCCATGTCACTGGTGGCCTGCCAAAGGAATGCCAAGGCCGTATCGCATACTCTCAAGACCAGATGGTGTGCAATGGCGTCCTGTTCAACAAAACAGAGGGTTCATGCTGCGGTTCGGGGGTCTTTGATCCTGACACAGAACTGTGTTGTGAAAACGTGAA GATAACCAAATCCGTAGATGGGGAGACTTGCTGTGGGACTGCTTCATACGATATCAACGACCCGTCAAAGACTTGCTGCAAATCCAAGACACTGCACGATTCCATCCCGGGTCACCGTTGTTGTGGGACAACCCTGATGGGCCCAGAGATGGGCACCTGCCTGAACGATGAGTTTGTACTAGGAAGAGAACATCTGAACGCCACTTGTGATTCTTCAGTGTCCGACCAACCCGGGGGTACCTGCTGCTCGGGGTTGCTCTACGTCGGAAACGGAAGTTGCGATGGATTGCAGTTCACCAATATCAGAGACGATCCCAGGTGGTGTGGCGTGCGACTGCTGGATGCCGACGAAGTCTGTTGTTCCGGGGTCATTTTCAGCAGCTCTACGCACGTTTGCAGGGACAACGTGTTGTTGCCAACCTGCGGAGGGGTCACCTACGAGGCGAGTACCCACGAGTGTTGCAACCAGAAGGTCATAGACAAATCAAGGAAGATCTGCTGCATGGACAAGCCAAGGAAAATCACAAATGGGGAAAACAGTTGTTGTAAGAGGTCAGCTTACAACAGTGAAACCAGTATTTGTTGTGGGGGCACTGTGCGCGACCTGGAGGACGGAACCCTAGACCTGGACGAATGCTGTCCGGATCCTGGACAAACGTTCAGCCTCAGTCATGGCGGTTGTCAGGATGTCGAAACCACAACATCAACAAGCGACA GATGCAGCATCTGTCCGGAAGAGAAAAAGACCAAAAGTATGATTCAGCAGGCAGCTTGCAGCTCCACATTCCAAGTCTACGTCAAGCCGATCGCTACGAATAGTTCCAGCGGCGAAGTGACGGTTCGAGTCTCAAAGCTACCCAAGTTCTGTCCAGCTTGCGATCAGAAGTTACTTACAAAGAAGTCCCTGAAGAAAATAACAACTCTGGTACTTCCATGCTCTTCGTGTTCTCTGATACTCAACCGCAAGTACCTTCTCCTCGATTCGGTGACTCCAGAGGAGGGCGGGAGGGTCGTCGTGGTATCGGAGGGCGCCATGCTTCTCCAGAGGAGAGCAAGCAAACTTGTCATGGGTACTTACACGGGGGAAACTTGCACAGGTTAG
- the LOC139971676 gene encoding uncharacterized protein isoform X4, with the protein MKTWRPRIYKEPISGDANEQRCHDDATSSELWFDTGTDLCCKGKVVNHLDHRYGCHNDVMYDRTKSSPCGEVLLDVDSDMKCSQSGRPYNSSTDMECMGNVFPKADGDACCLDQSYDSSSEFCCKTNNGTLPLSAEECCREITNDADQPRGLHCCAGSPYSEDTHLCCFNELYAQEESMVCGQHPSIQPYDTRTHIEIRSSNGHWNLQPIEDGKTEICGSSAINPFYSVCCWWETFNTLCQEVGSASGAFCGSLPYNRETTSCCGGKLNPGIPEIPGITECAGTTAFLNSQKRLCQGKLHTITETSRTQCCGTELFDDQTELCCSDQIQRKTSPAMECCDTLVHDPTVQTCYVYTREDWSRAVKVLDIKVGSDRLCAGLVLEANEFCKKKIFGPDTIIKGRDGDNAICGTQAFNTEEFFCDRRDNLIPRNPNDGLCFTEYGNQLFDLSRQICCYGNLYDLKSACGGERQCCGGDVFLEDFQSCNPSTNNVVDIPTAVSDSCHGNMFDTRTHVCDDENLMVVSKEEFAENQSVCYFKDGGYSRYDRDEHICCNGQLWCVGGIQDPSCCGNFMFDNASNDHVCCEGVLHVTGGLPKECQGRIAYSQDQMVCNGVLFNKTEGSCCGSGVFDPDTELCCENVKITKSVDGETCCGTASYDINDPSKTCCKSKTLHDSIPGHRCCGTTLMGPEMGTCLNDEFVLGREHLNATCDSSVSDQPGGTCCSGLLYVGNGSCDGLQFTNIRDDPRWCGVRLLDADEVCCSGVIFSSSTHVCRDNVLLPTCGGVTYEASTHECCNQKVIDKSRKICCMDKPRKITNGENSCCKRSAYNSETSICCGGTVRDLEDGTLDLDECCPDPGQTFSLSHGGCQDVETTTSTSDRCSICPEEKKTKSMIQQAACSSTFQVYVKPIATNSSSGEVTVRVSKLPKFCPACDQKLLTKKSLKKITTLVLPCSSCSLILNRKYLLLDSVTPEEGGRVVVVSEGAMLLQRRASKLVMGTYTGETCTG; encoded by the exons ATGAAAACATGGAGACCGAGGATTTATAAGGAACCGATTTCGG GAGATGCAAATGAGCAGAGGTGCCATGATGATGCAACGAGCAGCGAACTATGGTTCGATACGGGGACCGACCTATGCTGTAAGGGAAAGGTAGTCAACCATCTAGACCATCGATATGGATGCC ATAACGATGTCATGTACGATCGTACAAAATCCAGTCCCTGTGGAGAGGTACTGTTGGATGTAGACAGTGACATGAAATGTTCCCAGAGTGGTCGACCTTACAATTCGAGTACAGATATGGAATGTATGGGCAACGTCTTTCCAAAGGCAGACG GGGATGCATGCTGCTTGGACCAGAGCTATGATTCTTCCTCTGAATTCTGCTGCAAGACAAACAATGGGACTTTACCTCTCAGTGCAGAGGAATGCTGTAGAGAGATCACCAACGATGCGGACCAACCCAGAGGTCTTCACTGCTGCGCTGGTTCACCGTATTCAGAAGACACTCACCTATGCTGCTTCAAT GAACTTTATGCACAAGAAGAAAGTATGGTATGTGGACAACACCCTTCTATTCAGCCCTACGACACAAGGACACACATTGAAATTCGATCATCGAATGGACATTGGAATCTGCAACCAATTGAAGATGGCAAAACCGAGATATGTGGAAGTTCTGCCATCAATCCTTTCTATTCGGTGTGTTGCTGGTGGGAAACTTTCAATACCTTGTGTCAAGAAGTAGGCTCTg CATCCGGAGCCTTCTGTGGCTCTTTGCCGTACAACAGGGAGACGACTTCATGTTGCGGTGGGAAATTGAACCCTGGAATACCTGAGATACCGGGCATCACCGAATGTGCAGGCACCACTGCTTTCTTAAACTCACAGAAGAGACTGTGCCAAGGAAAGCTTCACACAATCACAGAAACATCCAGAACACAATGTTGTGGAACTG AGCTCTTTGACGATCAGACAGAGTTGTGCTGTTCCGACCAGATCCAGAGAAAGACATCCCCTGCGATGGAATGTTGTGACACGTTGGTCCACGATCCCACAGTCCAGACCTGTTACGTGTACACACGGGAGGACTGGTCCCGAG CCGTGAAAGTACTGGACATTAAAGTCGGATCAGACCGACTGTGCGCAGGACTGGTCCTGGAAGCCAACGaattctgcaaaaaaaaaatctttggcCCGGACACGATCATCAAAGGCCGAGATGGGGATAATGCCATTTGCGGGACGCAAGCCTTCAATACTGAGGAATTT TTTTGCGACCGCAGAGACAATCTGATTCCGAGAAACCCAAATGATGGTCTTTGCTTCACAGAATATGGCAATCAATTGTTTGACCTCTCGAGACAGAtttgttgctatggaaactTGTATGATCTGAAGTCAGCCTGTGGAGGTGAGAGACAGTGCTGCGGAGGGGATGTCTTCCTTGAAGATTTCCAGTCATGTAATCCATCCACTAACAATGTTGTAGACATTCCAACAGCTGTATCGGACTC ATGTCATGGCAACATGTTCGACACGAGGACACACGTATGTGACGACGAAAATCTCATGGTGGTTTCAAAAGAGGAATTTGCCGAGAATCAATCGGTGTGCTATTTCAAAGATGGTGGCTATTCTAGGTATGACAGAGACGAGCACATCTGTTGCAACGGCCAACTCTGGTGTGTAGGAGGCATACAAG ATCCATCCTGTTGCGGAAATTTCATGTTTGACAATGCATCGAACGACCATGTGTGTTGTGAAGGGGTACTCCATGTCACTGGTGGCCTGCCAAAGGAATGCCAAGGCCGTATCGCATACTCTCAAGACCAGATGGTGTGCAATGGCGTCCTGTTCAACAAAACAGAGGGTTCATGCTGCGGTTCGGGGGTCTTTGATCCTGACACAGAACTGTGTTGTGAAAACGTGAA GATAACCAAATCCGTAGATGGGGAGACTTGCTGTGGGACTGCTTCATACGATATCAACGACCCGTCAAAGACTTGCTGCAAATCCAAGACACTGCACGATTCCATCCCGGGTCACCGTTGTTGTGGGACAACCCTGATGGGCCCAGAGATGGGCACCTGCCTGAACGATGAGTTTGTACTAGGAAGAGAACATCTGAACGCCACTTGTGATTCTTCAGTGTCCGACCAACCCGGGGGTACCTGCTGCTCGGGGTTGCTCTACGTCGGAAACGGAAGTTGCGATGGATTGCAGTTCACCAATATCAGAGACGATCCCAGGTGGTGTGGCGTGCGACTGCTGGATGCCGACGAAGTCTGTTGTTCCGGGGTCATTTTCAGCAGCTCTACGCACGTTTGCAGGGACAACGTGTTGTTGCCAACCTGCGGAGGGGTCACCTACGAGGCGAGTACCCACGAGTGTTGCAACCAGAAGGTCATAGACAAATCAAGGAAGATCTGCTGCATGGACAAGCCAAGGAAAATCACAAATGGGGAAAACAGTTGTTGTAAGAGGTCAGCTTACAACAGTGAAACCAGTATTTGTTGTGGGGGCACTGTGCGCGACCTGGAGGACGGAACCCTAGACCTGGACGAATGCTGTCCGGATCCTGGACAAACGTTCAGCCTCAGTCATGGCGGTTGTCAGGATGTCGAAACCACAACATCAACAAGCGACA GATGCAGCATCTGTCCGGAAGAGAAAAAGACCAAAAGTATGATTCAGCAGGCAGCTTGCAGCTCCACATTCCAAGTCTACGTCAAGCCGATCGCTACGAATAGTTCCAGCGGCGAAGTGACGGTTCGAGTCTCAAAGCTACCCAAGTTCTGTCCAGCTTGCGATCAGAAGTTACTTACAAAGAAGTCCCTGAAGAAAATAACAACTCTGGTACTTCCATGCTCTTCGTGTTCTCTGATACTCAACCGCAAGTACCTTCTCCTCGATTCGGTGACTCCAGAGGAGGGCGGGAGGGTCGTCGTGGTATCGGAGGGCGCCATGCTTCTCCAGAGGAGAGCAAGCAAACTTGTCATGGGTACTTACACGGGGGAAACTTGCACAGGTTAG
- the LOC139971676 gene encoding uncharacterized protein isoform X2: MISLVKGLTIWLTVCFYITSGDANEQRCHDDATSSELWFDTGTDLCCKGKVVNHLDHRYGCHNDVMYDRTKSSPCGEVLLDVDSDMKCSQSGRPYNSSTDMECMGNVFPKADGDACCLDQSYDSSSEFCCKTNNGTLPLSAEECCREITNDADQPRGLHCCAGSPYSEDTHLCCFNELYAQEESMVCGQHPSIQPYDTRTHIEIRSSNGHWNLQPIEDGKTEICGSSAINPFYSVCCWWETFNTLCQEVGSASGAFCGSLPYNRETTSCCGGKLNPGIPEIPGITECAGTTAFLNSQKRLCQGKLHTITETSRTQCCGTELFDDQTELCCSDQIQRKTSPAMECCDTLVHDPTVQTCYVYTREDWSRAVKVLDIKVGSDRLCAGLVLEANEFCKKKIFGPDTIIKGRDGDNAICGTQAFNTEEFFCDRRDNLIPRNPNDGLCFTEYGNQLFDLSRQICCYGNLYDLKSACGGERQCCGGDVFLEDFQSCNPSTNNVVDIPTAVSDSCHGNMFDTRTHVCDDENLMVVSKEEFAENQSVCYFKDGGYSRYDRDEHICCNGQLWCVGGIQDPSCCGNFMFDNASNDHVCCEGVLHVTGGLPKECQGRIAYSQDQMVCNGVLFNKTEGSCCGSGVFDPDTELCCENVKITKSVDGETCCGTASYDINDPSKTCCKSKTLHDSIPGHRCCGTTLMGPEMGTCLNDEFVLGREHLNATCDSSVSDQPGGTCCSGLLYVGNGSCDGLQFTNIRDDPRWCGVRLLDADEVCCSGVIFSSSTHVCRDNVLLPTCGGVTYEASTHECCNQKVIDKSRKICCMDKPRKITNGENSCCKRSAYNSETSICCGGTVRDLEDGTLDLDECCPDPGQTFSLSHGGCQDVETTTSTSDRCSICPEEKKTKSMIQQAACSSTFQVYVKPIATNSSSGEVTVRVSKLPKFCPACDQKLLTKKSLKKITTLVLPCSSCSLILNRKYLLLDSVTPEEGGRVVVVSEGAMLLQRRASKLVMGTYTGETCTG; the protein is encoded by the exons ATGATATCATTAGTGAAAGGATTAACAATTTGGTTAACCGTGTGTTTTTATATTACATCAG GAGATGCAAATGAGCAGAGGTGCCATGATGATGCAACGAGCAGCGAACTATGGTTCGATACGGGGACCGACCTATGCTGTAAGGGAAAGGTAGTCAACCATCTAGACCATCGATATGGATGCC ATAACGATGTCATGTACGATCGTACAAAATCCAGTCCCTGTGGAGAGGTACTGTTGGATGTAGACAGTGACATGAAATGTTCCCAGAGTGGTCGACCTTACAATTCGAGTACAGATATGGAATGTATGGGCAACGTCTTTCCAAAGGCAGACG GGGATGCATGCTGCTTGGACCAGAGCTATGATTCTTCCTCTGAATTCTGCTGCAAGACAAACAATGGGACTTTACCTCTCAGTGCAGAGGAATGCTGTAGAGAGATCACCAACGATGCGGACCAACCCAGAGGTCTTCACTGCTGCGCTGGTTCACCGTATTCAGAAGACACTCACCTATGCTGCTTCAAT GAACTTTATGCACAAGAAGAAAGTATGGTATGTGGACAACACCCTTCTATTCAGCCCTACGACACAAGGACACACATTGAAATTCGATCATCGAATGGACATTGGAATCTGCAACCAATTGAAGATGGCAAAACCGAGATATGTGGAAGTTCTGCCATCAATCCTTTCTATTCGGTGTGTTGCTGGTGGGAAACTTTCAATACCTTGTGTCAAGAAGTAGGCTCTg CATCCGGAGCCTTCTGTGGCTCTTTGCCGTACAACAGGGAGACGACTTCATGTTGCGGTGGGAAATTGAACCCTGGAATACCTGAGATACCGGGCATCACCGAATGTGCAGGCACCACTGCTTTCTTAAACTCACAGAAGAGACTGTGCCAAGGAAAGCTTCACACAATCACAGAAACATCCAGAACACAATGTTGTGGAACTG AGCTCTTTGACGATCAGACAGAGTTGTGCTGTTCCGACCAGATCCAGAGAAAGACATCCCCTGCGATGGAATGTTGTGACACGTTGGTCCACGATCCCACAGTCCAGACCTGTTACGTGTACACACGGGAGGACTGGTCCCGAG CCGTGAAAGTACTGGACATTAAAGTCGGATCAGACCGACTGTGCGCAGGACTGGTCCTGGAAGCCAACGaattctgcaaaaaaaaaatctttggcCCGGACACGATCATCAAAGGCCGAGATGGGGATAATGCCATTTGCGGGACGCAAGCCTTCAATACTGAGGAATTT TTTTGCGACCGCAGAGACAATCTGATTCCGAGAAACCCAAATGATGGTCTTTGCTTCACAGAATATGGCAATCAATTGTTTGACCTCTCGAGACAGAtttgttgctatggaaactTGTATGATCTGAAGTCAGCCTGTGGAGGTGAGAGACAGTGCTGCGGAGGGGATGTCTTCCTTGAAGATTTCCAGTCATGTAATCCATCCACTAACAATGTTGTAGACATTCCAACAGCTGTATCGGACTC ATGTCATGGCAACATGTTCGACACGAGGACACACGTATGTGACGACGAAAATCTCATGGTGGTTTCAAAAGAGGAATTTGCCGAGAATCAATCGGTGTGCTATTTCAAAGATGGTGGCTATTCTAGGTATGACAGAGACGAGCACATCTGTTGCAACGGCCAACTCTGGTGTGTAGGAGGCATACAAG ATCCATCCTGTTGCGGAAATTTCATGTTTGACAATGCATCGAACGACCATGTGTGTTGTGAAGGGGTACTCCATGTCACTGGTGGCCTGCCAAAGGAATGCCAAGGCCGTATCGCATACTCTCAAGACCAGATGGTGTGCAATGGCGTCCTGTTCAACAAAACAGAGGGTTCATGCTGCGGTTCGGGGGTCTTTGATCCTGACACAGAACTGTGTTGTGAAAACGTGAA GATAACCAAATCCGTAGATGGGGAGACTTGCTGTGGGACTGCTTCATACGATATCAACGACCCGTCAAAGACTTGCTGCAAATCCAAGACACTGCACGATTCCATCCCGGGTCACCGTTGTTGTGGGACAACCCTGATGGGCCCAGAGATGGGCACCTGCCTGAACGATGAGTTTGTACTAGGAAGAGAACATCTGAACGCCACTTGTGATTCTTCAGTGTCCGACCAACCCGGGGGTACCTGCTGCTCGGGGTTGCTCTACGTCGGAAACGGAAGTTGCGATGGATTGCAGTTCACCAATATCAGAGACGATCCCAGGTGGTGTGGCGTGCGACTGCTGGATGCCGACGAAGTCTGTTGTTCCGGGGTCATTTTCAGCAGCTCTACGCACGTTTGCAGGGACAACGTGTTGTTGCCAACCTGCGGAGGGGTCACCTACGAGGCGAGTACCCACGAGTGTTGCAACCAGAAGGTCATAGACAAATCAAGGAAGATCTGCTGCATGGACAAGCCAAGGAAAATCACAAATGGGGAAAACAGTTGTTGTAAGAGGTCAGCTTACAACAGTGAAACCAGTATTTGTTGTGGGGGCACTGTGCGCGACCTGGAGGACGGAACCCTAGACCTGGACGAATGCTGTCCGGATCCTGGACAAACGTTCAGCCTCAGTCATGGCGGTTGTCAGGATGTCGAAACCACAACATCAACAAGCGACA GATGCAGCATCTGTCCGGAAGAGAAAAAGACCAAAAGTATGATTCAGCAGGCAGCTTGCAGCTCCACATTCCAAGTCTACGTCAAGCCGATCGCTACGAATAGTTCCAGCGGCGAAGTGACGGTTCGAGTCTCAAAGCTACCCAAGTTCTGTCCAGCTTGCGATCAGAAGTTACTTACAAAGAAGTCCCTGAAGAAAATAACAACTCTGGTACTTCCATGCTCTTCGTGTTCTCTGATACTCAACCGCAAGTACCTTCTCCTCGATTCGGTGACTCCAGAGGAGGGCGGGAGGGTCGTCGTGGTATCGGAGGGCGCCATGCTTCTCCAGAGGAGAGCAAGCAAACTTGTCATGGGTACTTACACGGGGGAAACTTGCACAGGTTAG